A stretch of Cellulosilyticum sp. I15G10I2 DNA encodes these proteins:
- a CDS encoding response regulator transcription factor — protein sequence MIKVLIVDDDANISELISLYLQKEGYHTKEVYSGREALEAFEEYSPDIVLLDIMLPEFDGYDVCKEIRKINRTPIIMLTAKGEVFDKVLGLELGADDYIVKPFDPKELIARVKAVLRRCIVQIEPSKVRNRIMLDNLIIDKDNYSVTYEGNVIELPPKELEVLYFLASHPRQVFTREQLLDKIWGYDFVGDTRTVDVHIKRLRDKFEGDHTWSIKTVWGVGYKFEK from the coding sequence GAACTTATTTCCTTATATCTTCAAAAAGAAGGATATCATACCAAAGAGGTCTATAGCGGCAGGGAGGCACTAGAGGCTTTTGAAGAGTATAGTCCAGATATTGTTTTGCTGGATATTATGCTGCCAGAATTTGATGGCTATGATGTATGTAAGGAAATACGCAAGATTAACAGGACACCTATTATTATGCTGACAGCAAAAGGTGAAGTGTTTGATAAGGTACTCGGACTTGAACTGGGTGCAGATGACTATATTGTTAAACCGTTTGATCCCAAGGAACTTATTGCAAGAGTAAAGGCTGTTTTAAGACGCTGTATAGTGCAGATAGAACCTTCCAAGGTGAGAAATAGAATTATGTTGGATAATCTGATTATAGACAAAGACAACTATTCGGTGACGTATGAGGGCAATGTCATAGAACTTCCGCCTAAGGAGTTAGAGGTGTTGTACTTCCTGGCAAGTCATCCGAGACAGGTATTTACAAGGGAGCAGCTGCTTGATAAGATATGGGGCTATGATTTTGTAGGTGATACAAGAACAGTAGATGTACACATTAAAAGACTAAGGGATAAATTCGAGGGTGATCATACATGGAGCATAAAAACCGTCTGGGGAGTAGGCTACAAATTCGAAAAATAA